A window of Zingiber officinale cultivar Zhangliang chromosome 5A, Zo_v1.1, whole genome shotgun sequence contains these coding sequences:
- the LOC121982314 gene encoding transcription factor NAI1-like isoform X2 produces MEEAMASPCYSDMGVDQGFFNRWDLQQLEVALGQGSEQSPSSESHCERPKKQLRTRSWSSCTTAADQSSASAPRILSFGKPDSPICHSGFYGGVVKKKVEEAAEGSVSNGSRRSTPAKRTSAHNHEHIMAERKRREKLSQRFIELSAIVPGLKKMDKASVLSDAIKYLKQLQDKVMNLEDQITKRSIESAVLVRKTQLCVEDDADDDGHFNDDRRRRSCFLPPKIEARVCDKSILIKIHCENRKGVLVQALSEIEKLHLSVVNTSVIPFPGNSLDITVASQIEEAFSMSARDVVKRLNSAFRQFK; encoded by the exons ATGGAAGAAGCCATGGCATCTCCATGCTACTCTGATATG GGCGTGGATCAGGGATTCTTCAACCGATGGGACTTGCAGCAGCTGGAGGTGGCTTTGGGACAGGGCTCGGAGCAGAGTCCGTCCTCCGAGAGCCACTGCGAGAGGCCCAAGAAGCAGCTCAGGACCAGAAGCTGGAGCTCCTGCACCACCGCCGCCGACCAGAGCTCGGCCTCCGCTCCGAGAATTCTGTCGTTCGGGAAGCCCGATTCGCCGATCTGCCACTCGGGCTTCTACGGTGGCGTGGTGAAGAAGAAGGTGGAGGAGGCGGCGGAGGGCTCCGTCAGCAATGGCTCCAGGAGAAGCACCCCGGCGAAGAGGACGTCGGCGCACAACCATGAACACATCATGGCGGAGAGGAAGCGGAGGGAGAAGCTGAGCCAGCGATTTATCGAGCTCTCGGCCATCGTTCCTGGTCTGAAAAAG ATGGACAAAGCTTCAGTTCTCAGCGACGCGATCAAGTACTTGAAGCAGCTCCAAGACAAGGTCATGAACCTCGAAGACCAGATCACGAAGAGGAGCATCGAGTCGGCAGTTCTGGTGAGGAAGACTCAGCTTTGCGTCGAAGACGACGCCGACGACGATGGTCATTTCAATGACGATCGCCGACGGCGAAGTTGCTTCTTACCCCCCAAGATCGAGGCGCGAGTCTGCGACAAGTCCATCCTGATCAAGATCCACTGCGAGAACCGCAAGGGCGTGCTGGTTCAAGCGCTGTCGGAGATCGAGAAGCTCCACCTCTCGGTGGTGAACACCAGCGTGATACCGTTCCCCGGCAACTCCCTCGACATCACCGTCGCGTCTCAG ATCGAGGAGGCCTTTTCAATGTCGGCTAGGGacgtggtgaagaggctgaattcAGCATTCAGGCAGTTCAAATGA
- the LOC121982314 gene encoding transcription factor bHLH18-like isoform X1, with amino-acid sequence MEEAMASPCYSDMCGIVQGVDQGFFNRWDLQQLEVALGQGSEQSPSSESHCERPKKQLRTRSWSSCTTAADQSSASAPRILSFGKPDSPICHSGFYGGVVKKKVEEAAEGSVSNGSRRSTPAKRTSAHNHEHIMAERKRREKLSQRFIELSAIVPGLKKMDKASVLSDAIKYLKQLQDKVMNLEDQITKRSIESAVLVRKTQLCVEDDADDDGHFNDDRRRRSCFLPPKIEARVCDKSILIKIHCENRKGVLVQALSEIEKLHLSVVNTSVIPFPGNSLDITVASQIEEAFSMSARDVVKRLNSAFRQFK; translated from the exons ATGGAAGAAGCCATGGCATCTCCATGCTACTCTGATATG TGCGGAATTGTGCAGGGCGTGGATCAGGGATTCTTCAACCGATGGGACTTGCAGCAGCTGGAGGTGGCTTTGGGACAGGGCTCGGAGCAGAGTCCGTCCTCCGAGAGCCACTGCGAGAGGCCCAAGAAGCAGCTCAGGACCAGAAGCTGGAGCTCCTGCACCACCGCCGCCGACCAGAGCTCGGCCTCCGCTCCGAGAATTCTGTCGTTCGGGAAGCCCGATTCGCCGATCTGCCACTCGGGCTTCTACGGTGGCGTGGTGAAGAAGAAGGTGGAGGAGGCGGCGGAGGGCTCCGTCAGCAATGGCTCCAGGAGAAGCACCCCGGCGAAGAGGACGTCGGCGCACAACCATGAACACATCATGGCGGAGAGGAAGCGGAGGGAGAAGCTGAGCCAGCGATTTATCGAGCTCTCGGCCATCGTTCCTGGTCTGAAAAAG ATGGACAAAGCTTCAGTTCTCAGCGACGCGATCAAGTACTTGAAGCAGCTCCAAGACAAGGTCATGAACCTCGAAGACCAGATCACGAAGAGGAGCATCGAGTCGGCAGTTCTGGTGAGGAAGACTCAGCTTTGCGTCGAAGACGACGCCGACGACGATGGTCATTTCAATGACGATCGCCGACGGCGAAGTTGCTTCTTACCCCCCAAGATCGAGGCGCGAGTCTGCGACAAGTCCATCCTGATCAAGATCCACTGCGAGAACCGCAAGGGCGTGCTGGTTCAAGCGCTGTCGGAGATCGAGAAGCTCCACCTCTCGGTGGTGAACACCAGCGTGATACCGTTCCCCGGCAACTCCCTCGACATCACCGTCGCGTCTCAG ATCGAGGAGGCCTTTTCAATGTCGGCTAGGGacgtggtgaagaggctgaattcAGCATTCAGGCAGTTCAAATGA